A genome region from Staphylococcus capitis subsp. capitis includes the following:
- a CDS encoding PTS sugar transporter subunit IIC, translating into MNILLGVGTLVVVLIIMTLFLKFAPYGKEGLQALSGAACATFLPQAFLSYAIGGIFHIKFLQEIGDLAGSLGGIAVGILACINLGVSPVFSVIVGLVLKDFSLLPAFIAAYLTAFVIKFIEKKVPEGLDLIVVIFIAPALVYGLASLINPSVTAVLNQIAKAVNSVGDSSPYALAIILGLIIPVTSMTPLSSMVLASILGLTGLPMAIGAIVCTGASFVNFTLFNILKIGDKPNRFAVFIEPLTQIDLIVKYAPVLYGTNAIIGMVNACIIAFSGLKIGVTGMATPMAGAIVLFGFNSPIKSIITIAAVAVTGLILASIIGSLIKKFDLLHLHIPMPWNKGKSQS; encoded by the coding sequence ATGAATATATTATTAGGAGTAGGAACATTAGTCGTAGTTTTAATCATTATGACATTGTTCTTAAAGTTTGCACCTTATGGTAAGGAAGGTCTACAAGCACTGTCAGGGGCTGCTTGTGCTACATTTCTACCACAGGCTTTCTTAAGTTACGCTATTGGAGGCATTTTCCATATTAAATTCCTACAGGAGATTGGTGACCTTGCAGGAAGTCTTGGCGGGATTGCAGTGGGTATCCTTGCATGTATTAATTTAGGTGTTTCACCTGTATTCTCAGTTATCGTAGGGTTAGTATTAAAGGACTTTAGCTTACTACCTGCATTTATCGCAGCATACCTCACAGCATTTGTGATTAAATTTATTGAAAAGAAAGTTCCAGAAGGCTTAGACTTAATCGTCGTTATATTTATAGCTCCAGCCCTCGTATACGGTTTGGCATCATTGATTAATCCTAGCGTCACTGCAGTATTAAATCAAATTGCGAAAGCTGTAAACTCTGTTGGTGATAGCAGTCCATATGCCTTAGCTATTATCTTAGGACTCATCATCCCAGTTACAAGTATGACACCATTAAGTTCAATGGTACTTGCAAGTATTTTAGGACTAACAGGTTTACCAATGGCAATTGGCGCAATTGTATGTACTGGCGCATCATTTGTTAACTTTACGTTATTTAATATCCTAAAAATTGGCGACAAACCAAACCGTTTTGCAGTATTTATCGAACCATTGACACAAATTGATTTAATCGTAAAATACGCCCCCGTCTTATACGGAACGAATGCAATTATTGGTATGGTTAACGCTTGTATCATCGCATTCAGTGGATTAAAAATAGGTGTCACTGGTATGGCAACACCTATGGCAGGTGCGATTGTACTATTCGGATTCAATAGTCCAATTAAATCAATTATCACGATTGCTGCAGTTGCAGTAACTGGATTGATCTTAGCATCTATTATTGGCTCATTAATTAAAAAGTTCGACTTATTACACTTACATATTCCAATGCCATGGAATAAAGGTAAAAGTCAGTCGTAA
- a CDS encoding TetR/AcrR family transcriptional regulator, with product MARVSKKQYILESAASIINEQGADYLTLDAVAKKAGVSKGGLLYHFKSKEGLIQELVNYANNLYQENVNKYVNSDSEESGQWLNAFIEATREHRTENAPITSGMLAAQGSNKLLLSPLRESYQEWQNHIEGDGLDEVDATIIRLAVDGLWLSEIFGISAIDEKMREQVIQRLKEQVQKNKKV from the coding sequence ATGGCTAGAGTATCGAAAAAACAATACATTCTTGAATCCGCAGCCAGTATTATAAATGAACAAGGTGCAGACTATTTAACTTTAGATGCTGTAGCAAAGAAAGCTGGCGTAAGTAAAGGCGGTTTACTATATCATTTCAAAAGTAAAGAGGGGCTCATTCAAGAACTTGTGAATTATGCAAATAATCTTTACCAAGAAAATGTTAATAAATATGTCAATTCTGATTCTGAAGAGTCTGGACAATGGCTAAATGCATTTATAGAAGCGACGCGAGAACATAGAACGGAAAATGCGCCAATTACTTCAGGAATGCTTGCCGCCCAAGGTTCAAATAAGCTATTGTTATCACCTTTACGTGAATCCTATCAAGAATGGCAAAATCATATTGAAGGTGATGGTTTAGACGAAGTAGATGCGACCATCATTAGGCTAGCGGTAGATGGTTTATGGTTGTCAGAGATATTTGGTATTAGCGCAATAGATGAAAAAATGAGAGAACAAGTCATTCAAAGATTAAAAGAACAAGTTCAAAAAAATAAAAAAGTTTAA
- a CDS encoding alpha/beta hydrolase family protein, with amino-acid sequence MALLQLNYLSKTIGAHNSLNVILPEDESFFDTNREAKPLKSMLVLHGLSSDANSYIRYTSIERYANDHQLAIIMPNADHSFYTNMIYGHSYYDYILEVHDYVHQILPLSKKREDNFIAGHSMGGYGTSKYALTQCQRFSKAAMLSAAFNVSLLREYEYYDFCPEAIVGENEDIKGTPFDPYYLVDKAVTNNEDLPELLIMCGTEDALYQDNLDFIRYLNEKGVNYHFEKSSGDHDYAYWDKAIKQVIETFTRG; translated from the coding sequence ATGGCACTTTTACAACTTAATTATTTATCTAAAACGATTGGAGCACACAATTCTCTAAATGTGATACTTCCAGAAGATGAGAGCTTTTTTGATACAAATCGAGAAGCCAAACCTTTAAAATCTATGCTAGTGCTACATGGACTATCAAGCGACGCCAACTCTTATATTAGATATACAAGTATTGAGCGATATGCAAATGATCATCAACTTGCAATTATCATGCCTAATGCAGATCATAGTTTCTATACTAATATGATTTATGGCCATAGTTATTACGACTATATTTTGGAAGTGCATGACTATGTCCATCAAATTCTACCATTATCTAAGAAGAGAGAAGATAACTTTATAGCTGGTCATTCAATGGGAGGCTACGGTACGTCTAAATATGCTTTAACACAGTGCCAACGATTCTCTAAAGCAGCAATGTTATCTGCTGCATTCAATGTTTCATTACTTAGAGAGTATGAGTATTATGACTTTTGTCCAGAAGCCATTGTTGGTGAAAATGAGGACATCAAAGGTACGCCTTTCGATCCTTATTACTTAGTTGATAAAGCTGTTACTAATAATGAAGACTTACCTGAATTATTAATCATGTGTGGCACTGAAGATGCATTATATCAAGATAACTTAGACTTTATTAGATATTTAAATGAAAAGGGTGTGAACTACCACTTTGAGAAAAGTTCAGGTGATCATGATTATGCCTATTGGGATAAGGCAATTAAACAAGTTATCGAGACCTTTACACGTGGATAG
- a CDS encoding thioesterase family protein: MNQYQYDTKVIQEWVDHNGHMNDAEYNRVLSDATDDWLAHLGLTLETIKTLHYTVFTLENHLTFLKEMKLDEDISIKVHLYDYDSKRLHVFMEMLNSEQALTSTYEVMLMGIDTENGRPSPFPDSIAHNIEAYYKKDEMTTRPKQLGHQIGITRK, from the coding sequence ATGAATCAGTATCAATATGACACGAAAGTGATTCAAGAATGGGTGGATCATAATGGACATATGAATGATGCAGAATACAATCGCGTATTAAGTGATGCAACAGATGATTGGTTAGCACATCTAGGTTTAACTCTAGAGACCATTAAAACGTTGCATTATACTGTCTTCACTTTAGAGAATCATTTGACCTTTTTAAAAGAAATGAAACTTGATGAAGATATTAGTATTAAAGTCCACCTTTACGATTATGACAGTAAACGACTCCATGTATTTATGGAAATGTTGAATTCTGAACAAGCGCTTACATCGACTTATGAAGTGATGTTAATGGGGATAGATACTGAAAACGGAAGACCTTCGCCATTCCCTGATTCAATAGCTCATAATATTGAGGCATATTACAAGAAAGATGAGATGACAACTCGACCTAAACAATTAGGTCATCAAATTGGTATTACAAGAAAATAG
- a CDS encoding 3-hydroxyacyl-CoA dehydrogenase NAD-binding domain-containing protein, translating to MKVAVVGTGVIGSGWITRMLAHGHEVIATDPSEGAYERMLAQVKQNWPYAEQMGLADNASLENLTFSTDLKEAVKEVEHIQENVPEVEEIKDTVLREIDFYASPYATIGSSTSGIMPSELQKNLSHPERLVVAHPFHPVYILPLVEIVPGKQTSEENTIKAKQFYEGIGMDVLHVRHEIEGHIADRLMEALWREALHIVNDGIATTEEVDKAFTHAAGLRYAQYGPFMTFHLAGGEGGMRHMLKQFGPALKKPWTKLVAPELTEDLYDKVVTGSEASSQGYTMSELDQKRNEFLIKVKALAEQYWPEGSDILKNSSQEVR from the coding sequence ATGAAAGTAGCAGTTGTAGGAACAGGTGTTATAGGAAGTGGTTGGATTACTCGAATGCTTGCCCACGGACATGAGGTCATCGCTACAGATCCAAGTGAAGGCGCATATGAGAGAATGTTGGCGCAAGTGAAACAGAATTGGCCATATGCTGAACAAATGGGACTTGCCGACAACGCATCTCTAGAGAATTTGACATTTAGCACAGATTTAAAAGAAGCTGTTAAAGAAGTTGAACACATACAAGAAAATGTACCTGAAGTTGAGGAAATTAAAGATACAGTTTTAAGAGAGATTGATTTTTATGCATCACCTTATGCAACAATTGGCTCAAGTACTTCAGGAATTATGCCTTCAGAATTACAGAAAAATTTATCACACCCAGAGCGCTTAGTCGTTGCACATCCATTCCATCCTGTGTATATCTTGCCACTTGTAGAAATTGTACCTGGTAAACAAACTTCAGAGGAAAATACTATAAAAGCTAAACAATTCTATGAAGGTATTGGAATGGACGTGTTACATGTACGCCATGAAATTGAAGGTCACATTGCCGACCGTCTAATGGAAGCATTATGGAGAGAAGCATTACACATTGTTAACGACGGTATTGCAACAACTGAAGAGGTAGATAAAGCTTTCACTCACGCAGCCGGTTTACGTTATGCACAATATGGCCCATTTATGACTTTCCACTTAGCTGGGGGCGAAGGTGGTATGCGTCATATGCTTAAACAGTTTGGTCCGGCACTCAAAAAGCCATGGACGAAACTTGTTGCACCTGAGTTAACAGAAGATTTATACGACAAGGTAGTTACAGGAAGTGAAGCATCTTCACAAGGTTATACAATGTCAGAATTAGACCAAAAACGTAATGAATTCCTAATAAAAGTCAAAGCGTTGGCAGAACAATATTGGCCTGAAGGTTCAGATATACTTAAAAATTCGAGTCAGGAGGTACGTTAA
- a CDS encoding ABC transporter ATP-binding protein has protein sequence MNAIQTHNLTKMYQNKTVVNHINLSVKEGTIFGFLGHNGAGKSTFINMLTGLCQPSDGTFNLNVQNKREMGVLPDYSSFYNNMTGKEHVKYFCSIMKYDVSNSEIENLFQSIGLENGLNLKVKKYSFGMKKKLGIIQAVVNKPKILFLDEPTSGVDANSILSIHKLIKTIAESGTTIFLTSHNLDEIQKLCDEMAIMSQGNIEVQGNLTQLRETYEDSLSLDIVHNELNENQKQHVKEELNKLSQQIKDIDIHSDHTNLKIKDKNTIPSIVRLYVSLDIDIFKVDLEELSLEDIFLKSSKHEKQH, from the coding sequence ATGAATGCAATTCAAACTCATAACTTAACAAAAATGTACCAGAATAAAACTGTGGTCAATCATATCAACTTAAGTGTTAAAGAAGGTACGATATTTGGTTTCTTAGGTCATAATGGAGCAGGTAAATCAACATTTATTAATATGTTAACAGGGTTATGTCAGCCCTCTGATGGCACGTTCAACTTAAATGTTCAGAATAAGAGAGAAATGGGAGTTTTACCAGATTATTCTTCTTTCTATAATAATATGACTGGAAAAGAGCATGTAAAATACTTTTGCAGCATAATGAAATATGATGTTTCGAATAGCGAGATAGAAAACCTCTTTCAATCAATTGGATTAGAAAATGGTCTAAATTTAAAAGTTAAAAAGTATTCTTTCGGTATGAAAAAGAAACTAGGAATTATACAAGCAGTAGTTAATAAACCTAAAATACTATTCCTAGATGAACCTACTTCAGGGGTAGATGCTAATTCAATTTTATCTATACACAAACTTATTAAGACTATTGCAGAATCAGGGACTACGATATTCTTAACGTCACATAATTTGGATGAAATCCAAAAATTATGTGATGAAATGGCGATTATGAGTCAAGGTAATATCGAAGTGCAAGGTAATTTAACACAGTTAAGAGAAACTTATGAAGATAGTTTATCTTTAGACATCGTTCATAATGAATTAAATGAAAATCAAAAACAACACGTTAAAGAAGAATTAAATAAATTAAGTCAACAAATTAAAGACATAGATATTCATAGTGACCATACCAATTTAAAAATCAAAGATAAAAACACTATTCCATCCATTGTTAGGCTATATGTTTCTTTAGATATAGATATATTCAAAGTAGATTTAGAAGAGCTTTCGTTAGAAGATATATTTCTTAAAAGTAGTAAACATGAAAAGCAACATTAA
- a CDS encoding ABC transporter permease produces the protein MIKYLTDNASALFEKTLEHLYISVFALLIAIIIAIPLGILLSKTDKLSKISLTIAGILQTIPTLAILALMIPLFGVGKTPAIIALFLYVLLPILNNTIIGVQNIDSNVKEAGRSMGMTGIQLMKDVQLPLALPMILSGIRLSSVYVISWATLASYVGAGGLGDFIFNGLNLFEPAVIITATILVTLLALIVDFCLSMIEKWLVPKGLRITG, from the coding sequence ATGATTAAATACTTAACCGACAATGCAAGTGCACTATTTGAGAAAACGCTAGAGCATCTTTATATTTCAGTATTTGCTTTGTTAATAGCAATTATTATAGCTATTCCTTTAGGTATTTTACTGTCTAAAACTGATAAACTCTCGAAAATTTCGTTAACAATTGCTGGTATATTACAAACGATTCCAACTTTAGCAATCTTGGCACTTATGATTCCTTTATTTGGTGTCGGTAAAACACCAGCAATTATAGCTTTATTTCTATATGTTTTACTACCGATATTAAATAATACGATTATTGGCGTTCAAAATATCGATAGTAATGTTAAAGAAGCGGGACGTAGTATGGGGATGACAGGTATTCAACTAATGAAAGATGTTCAATTACCACTTGCATTACCAATGATATTGAGTGGTATTCGTTTATCTTCAGTATATGTAATTAGTTGGGCAACACTTGCAAGTTATGTTGGTGCTGGAGGACTAGGTGACTTTATTTTTAATGGTTTAAACTTATTTGAACCAGCGGTGATTATAACTGCAACAATTCTCGTTACATTATTGGCACTTATCGTAGACTTCTGTTTATCAATGATTGAGAAATGGTTGGTCCCTAAAGGTTTAAGAATTACCGGATAA
- a CDS encoding ABC transporter permease, translated as MKGNLLQQLGHYYQTNFGYLWELFVNHLLMSVYGVIFASIVGIPLGILIARFGKLSTPIMTLANIIQTVPVIAMLAILMLSMGLGMNTVIFTVFLYALLPIIKNTYTGINGVDANIKDAGKGMGMTRNQVLRMIELPLSLSVIIGGIRIALVVAIGVVAIGSFIGAPTLGDIVIRGTNATDGTLYILAGAIPIVIIVVLIDVILRLLEKKLDPAN; from the coding sequence ATGAAAGGTAATTTACTTCAACAGTTGGGACATTATTATCAAACGAACTTTGGCTACCTTTGGGAATTATTTGTTAATCATTTACTTATGTCAGTTTATGGTGTGATATTTGCTTCAATTGTTGGTATACCACTTGGAATACTTATTGCGCGTTTCGGTAAATTATCAACGCCAATAATGACACTTGCTAATATTATTCAAACGGTACCAGTAATCGCGATGTTAGCCATCTTAATGTTAAGTATGGGACTCGGTATGAATACAGTTATATTTACTGTGTTTTTATACGCACTTTTACCTATTATCAAGAATACTTATACCGGCATAAATGGTGTAGACGCGAACATTAAAGATGCTGGTAAAGGAATGGGAATGACACGTAATCAGGTACTTCGAATGATAGAATTGCCATTATCATTGTCTGTAATCATAGGTGGTATACGCATTGCACTTGTGGTTGCTATTGGTGTAGTGGCTATTGGTTCATTTATTGGTGCGCCTACATTAGGAGACATTGTTATTCGTGGTACAAACGCAACAGATGGTACATTATATATTCTTGCTGGTGCAATTCCGATTGTAATTATTGTCGTACTTATTGATGTGATTTTACGTTTGCTTGAGAAGAAGTTGGACCCTGCAAATTAA
- a CDS encoding osmoprotectant ABC transporter substrate-binding protein: MNKYKKYIVVLVLCLTVLSGCNLPGLKNSNSDDDVKITSLGTSESQIISHMMRLLIEHDTHGKIKPTLINNLGSSVIQHNAVASGQANMSGTRYTGTDLTGALNEKPIKDPKKAMKATHKGFEEKYHQKFFNSYGFANSYSFIVTKETAKKYHLNTVSDLKKHAKDLRVGMDSSWKDRKGDGYPAFKKEYGFDFGTVRPMQIGLVYDALNSGKLDVAVGYSTDGRIAAYDLKVLKDDKKFFPPYDASPLATDQLLKEHPELKPILKKMEGKISTKQMQKLNYQADGKGEEPATVAEKFLKKHNYFEDDNSKKKGGQNNER, from the coding sequence ATGAACAAGTATAAAAAGTATATAGTAGTTTTAGTATTATGTTTAACCGTGTTATCTGGATGTAATTTACCCGGTTTGAAAAATAGTAATTCAGATGACGACGTTAAAATTACAAGTTTAGGTACTAGTGAATCACAAATTATTTCACATATGATGAGATTACTTATTGAACATGACACACATGGTAAAATCAAACCTACTTTAATTAATAATTTAGGATCTAGCGTCATACAACATAATGCAGTGGCAAGTGGTCAAGCAAATATGTCAGGTACTCGTTATACCGGTACAGATTTAACAGGTGCACTTAATGAAAAGCCAATTAAAGATCCTAAAAAAGCAATGAAAGCTACACATAAAGGCTTTGAAGAGAAATATCATCAAAAGTTCTTTAATTCATATGGGTTTGCTAATTCGTATTCTTTTATAGTGACAAAAGAGACAGCTAAAAAATACCATTTAAACACGGTCTCAGATTTGAAAAAACATGCCAAAGATCTACGTGTAGGTATGGACAGCTCTTGGAAAGATAGAAAAGGAGATGGCTACCCTGCATTCAAGAAGGAGTATGGCTTTGACTTTGGTACAGTAAGACCAATGCAAATTGGTTTAGTTTATGATGCATTGAATTCAGGAAAATTGGACGTTGCGGTGGGGTACTCAACAGATGGACGTATCGCAGCTTATGACTTAAAGGTATTAAAAGACGACAAAAAATTCTTCCCTCCATATGATGCAAGTCCACTCGCAACTGATCAACTATTGAAAGAACACCCAGAATTAAAACCGATATTAAAGAAAATGGAAGGCAAAATTTCAACTAAACAAATGCAAAAATTAAACTATCAAGCTGATGGTAAAGGTGAAGAGCCCGCTACAGTAGCTGAAAAATTCTTAAAGAAACATAATTATTTTGAAGATGATAATTCTAAGAAGAAAGGTGGTCAAAATAATGAAAGGTAA
- a CDS encoding betaine/proline/choline family ABC transporter ATP-binding protein (Members of the family are the ATP-binding subunit of ABC transporters for substrates such as betaine, L-proline or other amino acids, choline, carnitine, etc. The substrate specificity is best determined from the substrate-binding subunit, rather than this subunit, as it interacts with the permease subunit and not with substrate directly.), giving the protein MLSIKHLSKVYAGKKRAVDNMNIDIEEGDFVAFIGTSGSGKTTALRMINRMIESTEGEITINGKNIRQMNAVELRRSIGYVIQQIGLMPHMTVKDNIVLVPKLLKWSQEKKDQKAKELIRLVDLPEDYLNRYPSELSGGQQQRIGVVRALAAEQDIILMDEPFGALDPITRDTLQDLVKKLQKQLGKTFIFVTHDMDEAIKLADKICIMSEGKVIQYDTPDNILRQPANDFVRDFIGQNRLIQDRPNIRTVEDAMIKPITVHVDRSLDEAVNIMRQRRVDTIFVVGNDEHLLGYLDIEDINQGLRKKNELIDTMQRDIYSVRIDSKLQDSVRTILKRNVRNVPVVSDDNKTLVGLVTRANLVDIVYDSIWGEDGNVSSQENDGIIEPHTSGVDER; this is encoded by the coding sequence ATGTTAAGTATTAAACACTTATCAAAAGTCTATGCAGGTAAAAAAAGAGCTGTAGACAACATGAATATCGATATTGAAGAAGGAGATTTCGTTGCGTTTATAGGTACAAGCGGTAGTGGTAAGACGACGGCGTTGAGAATGATTAACCGCATGATTGAATCAACAGAAGGTGAAATTACTATCAATGGCAAGAATATTCGTCAGATGAACGCAGTGGAGTTACGTCGCAGTATTGGTTATGTCATTCAACAAATCGGACTCATGCCACATATGACTGTCAAAGACAATATTGTATTGGTACCCAAATTATTAAAATGGTCGCAAGAGAAAAAAGATCAAAAAGCGAAAGAACTAATTCGTTTAGTAGACTTACCTGAAGATTACTTAAATCGCTATCCTTCAGAATTATCAGGAGGACAACAACAACGTATCGGTGTAGTTAGAGCACTTGCTGCCGAACAGGATATCATTTTGATGGATGAGCCTTTCGGAGCACTTGATCCTATTACAAGAGATACATTACAAGATTTAGTAAAGAAACTTCAGAAACAGTTAGGTAAAACCTTTATATTTGTCACACATGATATGGATGAAGCGATTAAGCTTGCTGACAAAATTTGTATAATGTCTGAAGGTAAAGTCATTCAATATGATACACCTGATAACATCTTACGTCAGCCAGCGAATGATTTCGTCCGTGATTTCATAGGACAGAACCGTCTTATTCAAGATAGACCCAATATTCGTACAGTCGAAGATGCCATGATTAAACCAATTACTGTTCATGTGGATCGTTCTTTAGATGAGGCAGTTAATATCATGAGACAACGTCGTGTTGATACGATATTTGTTGTAGGTAATGATGAGCATCTATTAGGTTACTTAGATATTGAAGATATTAATCAAGGTCTACGTAAGAAAAATGAATTAATAGACACAATGCAAAGAGATATTTATAGCGTTCGAATTGATAGTAAGTTGCAAGATTCTGTTCGTACAATTTTAAAACGAAATGTAAGAAATGTTCCTGTAGTTAGTGATGACAATAAGACACTTGTAGGTTTAGTAACAAGAGCGAATCTTGTTGATATTGTCTATGACAGCATTTGGGGAGAAGACGGTAACGTGAGTTCCCAGGAGAATGATGGAATCATTGAACCTCATACATCAGGGGTTGATGAACGATGA
- a CDS encoding 3-keto-5-aminohexanoate cleavage protein — translation MNKVLLTAAITGAGDTIQKNENVPVTPQELADSAIKCARAGATVAHIHVRDPETGGVSHDPELYAETVRLIREAEEDIIINITSGGGGDFIPSLEHPETGGEGTWIQSPEERHKPVGDLLPEMCTLDCGSVNMGDSVYLSPASWLRKQAEMVKNAGVKPELECFDTGHVSFAKQMIEEGLIEGDPMFQFCLGIPWGAENDPETIDYLKSRIPDNAHWSAFGIGKMQLPTVREAAQRGGNIRVGLEDNIYISKGVKATNEALVEEAKKILKELDIEPLTPAEAREKFNLRTPKGGQS, via the coding sequence ATGAATAAAGTTCTATTAACAGCAGCCATCACAGGGGCTGGCGATACAATTCAAAAAAATGAAAATGTTCCAGTTACACCACAAGAACTCGCTGATTCAGCAATTAAATGTGCCAGAGCAGGAGCTACAGTTGCTCATATTCATGTTAGAGATCCAGAAACTGGAGGCGTAAGCCATGATCCAGAACTTTACGCAGAAACAGTAAGACTTATAAGAGAAGCAGAAGAAGATATTATTATCAATATTACTTCTGGAGGTGGGGGTGACTTTATTCCAAGTCTAGAACATCCAGAAACAGGTGGAGAAGGCACTTGGATTCAAAGCCCAGAAGAACGTCATAAACCCGTTGGAGATTTATTACCAGAGATGTGTACATTAGATTGTGGCAGTGTCAATATGGGCGATTCTGTTTATTTAAGCCCCGCATCTTGGTTACGTAAACAAGCTGAAATGGTTAAAAATGCTGGGGTTAAACCTGAACTAGAATGTTTTGATACAGGCCATGTTAGTTTCGCTAAACAAATGATTGAGGAAGGCCTTATCGAAGGCGATCCAATGTTTCAATTCTGCTTAGGCATACCTTGGGGCGCTGAAAATGATCCAGAAACAATTGATTATTTAAAATCACGTATCCCTGATAATGCACATTGGTCAGCATTTGGTATTGGGAAAATGCAATTACCGACAGTGAGAGAAGCTGCTCAACGTGGCGGAAACATACGTGTGGGCTTAGAGGATAATATTTACATTTCTAAAGGTGTTAAAGCAACAAACGAAGCACTTGTCGAAGAAGCTAAAAAGATCTTAAAAGAACTAGATATCGAACCATTAACACCAGCAGAAGCTAGAGAAAAATTCAATCTTAGAACTCCTAAAGGAGGCCAATCATGA
- a CDS encoding ABC transporter permease subunit: protein MLSIARKEFVSLFKSIKSILIVLIMIAISLGIAKILSLFGSQLSSEIGIHKTPYQLALMLTVILTSPLFAFTLSHNIINEEVKNRTMRFLATKTTRNNILFGKFLGALLFWITCLLITTLLLIIYSHEFYFLELMQSIAFVSYFLGMATLLSVFIDNTMLTNFLGIALSIILTVLGLWSTETNRIWLKLLKYIMPYFYYCSENRAVPFVILIFTIIFLIISLYIFRKRDL, encoded by the coding sequence ATGCTTTCGATAGCACGAAAAGAGTTTGTTTCATTATTTAAAAGTATTAAGTCTATCTTAATAGTTTTAATCATGATTGCTATAAGTTTAGGTATAGCTAAAATATTAAGCTTATTCGGTAGTCAGTTAAGTAGTGAAATTGGTATTCACAAAACACCATATCAATTAGCGCTTATGTTAACTGTAATACTTACCAGTCCGTTATTTGCATTTACACTATCGCATAACATTATCAATGAAGAAGTTAAAAATAGAACGATGCGATTCTTAGCTACTAAAACGACTAGAAATAATATTCTATTTGGTAAATTTTTAGGCGCTTTATTATTTTGGATTACTTGTTTATTGATTACTACACTATTGTTGATTATTTATTCACATGAGTTTTACTTTTTAGAGTTAATGCAAAGCATTGCATTTGTAAGTTATTTCTTAGGAATGGCAACATTATTATCTGTGTTTATCGATAACACAATGTTAACCAATTTCTTAGGGATAGCACTTTCTATAATATTGACTGTCTTAGGATTATGGAGTACTGAAACAAATAGAATCTGGTTAAAATTACTTAAATACATCATGCCATATTTCTATTATTGTAGTGAAAACAGGGCTGTTCCTTTTGTGATATTAATCTTTACTATTATTTTTCTGATCATCAGTCTATACATATTTAGAAAGAGGGATTTATAA